A stretch of the bacterium genome encodes the following:
- a CDS encoding GIY-YIG nuclease family protein → MSYYVYIITNKLNRVLYTGVTNNLKRRLFENKNKLIDGFSKKYNLNKLVFFEEFENSSQAIESEKRIKGWLRSKKISLIETNNQVWKDLGDEILR, encoded by the coding sequence ATGAGTTATTACGTTTATATTATTACCAACAAGCTAAACAGAGTTCTCTACACAGGTGTTACAAACAATCTAAAAAGAAGACTTTTTGAGAATAAAAATAAACTGATCGATGGGTTTAGCAAAAAGTACAATCTGAATAAGCTTGTTTTCTTTGAAGAATTTGAAAATTCAAGTCAAGCTATTGAAAGCGAGAAGAGAATAAAAGGTTGGCTGAGATCAAAAAAGATCAGTTTAATAGAAACCAACAATCAGGTTTGGAAAGACTTGGGGGACGAGATCCTTCGCTAA
- a CDS encoding ATP-binding protein produces the protein MFADLSIIFDFRFNLYALPSLLTIIINIVLLLLIQRRGAKNQANRWFSLVLGVLVLWGISEFLDRSSANPTTSLFWDYVGRPAWIGLPTLLFTFVIHFTGRESFFRSRLNQLLVFLPSLVFLFLAWNTNVILNNTVSDNHPAFWGWQISPQADLYSLFLVWFSFLTIASVGLLTRFYLRTPDLINKRQTLFIIIGTLIPIVGGLVTDAILPALGVETVLPIAVLLSCGLSLSISYAILRYSLFVVNPTLTSETVLDNMSEAIFVIRPNNIVEQVNKAISRLLGFKKEELIGANVSRIFSDQETWQRFSEEILKKLPEKDVIANFETKFRSRQGDKIPISFSAAALKEDGQVQGIVGIARDVREEKQLEEMKLDFVSMAAHQLRTPLTAIRGYLSLLQEQIADKLSPDERAFLTKTSIASNRLAALVENLLSVSGVEHGEIKISKSEVNWEDLIAEVVGIFKQEAETHKVELVFHKPEKELAKISVDKFRMSEVLSNLISNAVAYNKEGGKVEVFVREKDDQIVTYVRDTGSGIPAEDLPKLFSKFFHVSRSLVQGTKGTGLGLYIAKGLIEAHGGKIEVESELGKGSTFSFSLPIGN, from the coding sequence CTCTACGCTCTACCTTCACTTCTGACGATCATTATTAATATTGTCCTTTTGCTTCTGATTCAGAGGCGTGGAGCAAAAAACCAAGCCAACCGTTGGTTCAGTTTGGTGCTCGGAGTTTTGGTTCTTTGGGGGATTTCGGAATTTCTCGATCGTTCCAGTGCCAACCCGACGACCTCTCTTTTTTGGGATTACGTCGGCCGTCCAGCTTGGATCGGACTGCCGACACTACTTTTTACTTTCGTTATTCATTTTACCGGCAGAGAAAGTTTTTTTCGCTCCCGCCTCAACCAGCTTCTGGTCTTTCTCCCTAGTTTGGTCTTTCTTTTTCTCGCCTGGAATACCAATGTCATTCTCAACAACACTGTCAGCGATAACCACCCAGCTTTTTGGGGCTGGCAAATCTCACCACAAGCTGATCTCTACTCTCTTTTTCTTGTTTGGTTTAGCTTTTTGACGATTGCTTCAGTAGGACTGTTGACCCGTTTTTATTTGCGTACCCCAGATTTGATCAACAAACGCCAAACTCTTTTTATCATCATCGGTACCTTGATTCCGATTGTTGGTGGTTTGGTGACTGATGCGATTTTGCCAGCCTTGGGTGTAGAGACTGTTTTGCCCATTGCGGTTCTGCTTTCTTGTGGTTTGAGTCTGTCGATTTCTTACGCGATTCTGCGTTATAGTCTTTTTGTGGTCAACCCAACACTGACTTCGGAAACAGTGCTGGATAACATGTCCGAGGCAATTTTTGTCATCCGTCCGAACAATATCGTCGAGCAAGTCAATAAAGCCATTTCGCGGCTTTTGGGTTTCAAAAAAGAAGAACTGATTGGAGCCAATGTCAGCCGAATTTTTTCTGATCAGGAGACTTGGCAGAGATTTTCAGAAGAGATTTTGAAAAAATTGCCAGAGAAGGACGTGATCGCCAATTTCGAAACAAAATTTCGCAGCCGTCAAGGAGACAAAATACCAATCAGTTTTTCCGCAGCCGCTTTGAAGGAAGATGGACAAGTCCAAGGTATTGTCGGAATTGCTCGTGATGTGCGAGAAGAAAAACAACTTGAGGAAATGAAACTCGATTTCGTTTCTATGGCAGCGCATCAACTCCGCACTCCCTTGACCGCTATCAGAGGCTATCTGTCTCTTCTTCAAGAGCAAATTGCCGACAAATTGAGCCCGGATGAAAGAGCTTTTTTGACGAAAACTTCAATTGCTTCAAACCGGCTCGCTGCTTTGGTCGAAAATCTCCTTTCCGTTTCCGGAGTTGAGCACGGAGAAATCAAGATTTCCAAAAGCGAAGTCAACTGGGAGGATTTAATTGCCGAAGTGGTTGGGATTTTCAAACAAGAAGCAGAAACACACAAAGTTGAGCTGGTTTTCCACAAACCGGAGAAGGAACTAGCCAAAATCTCGGTTGATAAATTTCGGATGAGTGAGGTTCTTTCCAATTTAATTAGCAACGCTGTCGCTTACAACAAAGAGGGTGGCAAAGTTGAGGTCTTCGTGCGGGAAAAGGACGACCAAATCGTTACTTATGTTCGCGATACCGGCAGTGGAATACCAGCTGAAGATCTACCCAAACTTTTTAGCAAATTTTTTCACGTCTCCCGCTCTCTCGTGCAAGGAACCAAAGGTACCGGCCTGGGTCTCTACATTGCCAAAGGTTTGATTGAGGCACACGGAGGGAAAATTGAGGTTGAGTCAGAGCTAGGCAAAGGCAGTACTTTTTCTTTTTCGCTTCCGATTGGTAATTAA
- a CDS encoding GNAT family N-acetyltransferase — MVKVTPTTEKEVEEFNLREWAKVDQEKYGQDVEWREKYVVLKAEENGEIAGSLKMKIEAGVADLQVVIVAEGKRGKGVGRALMEEAEKIAKEEGCHNIDLVTGKHWSAVKFYQSLGYKLTAQIPYYYNKKDFVEFNKYIG; from the coding sequence AACAACTGAAAAAGAAGTTGAGGAGTTCAATCTCCGCGAATGGGCGAAGGTTGATCAGGAAAAATACGGGCAAGATGTTGAGTGGAGAGAAAAGTATGTCGTTTTGAAAGCAGAGGAGAACGGAGAAATAGCTGGCAGTCTAAAGATGAAAATAGAGGCTGGGGTAGCTGATCTTCAAGTCGTGATTGTCGCTGAGGGCAAGAGAGGCAAGGGTGTCGGCCGTGCTCTGATGGAAGAGGCTGAGAAAATTGCCAAAGAAGAGGGTTGCCACAACATTGATTTGGTCACTGGCAAACACTGGTCGGCGGTCAAATTTTACCAGTCCCTTGGCTACAAACTGACCGCCCAAATTCCTTACTACTACAACAAAAAAGATTTCGTCGAATTCAACAAATACATTGGCTAA